A DNA window from Brassica napus cultivar Da-Ae chromosome A4, Da-Ae, whole genome shotgun sequence contains the following coding sequences:
- the LOC125608070 gene encoding uncharacterized GPI-anchored protein At1g61900-like isoform X1, with the protein MGSLQTVSWLKGCLVHRFLLFIIWLSSFQDVAAAHYETNEHTSKSTTAELANPPGIGVSGPIQVSPSVIPKYTSPALPWTPPMYPTFPDTYEPKLTGKCTADFQAISSIINTAASDCSQPFAALVGNVICCPQFVSLLHIFQGQHDVKSDKLVLPDAVATDCFSDIVSILVSKRANMTIPELCSVTSSNLTGGSCPVQDVATFEKVVNSSKLLDACRTVDPLKECCRPVCQGAIMEASLIISGHQTNGDKIPLGGSNNVNALNDCKNVVFSYISRKLEADKANTAFRILSSCKVNKACPLEFKEPTEVIKACRNVAAPSPSCCSSLNAYISGIRNQMLITNKQAIVCATVIGSMLRKGGVMTNIYELCDVDLKDFSVQAYGMQQGCLLRSYPADLIFDNTTGYSFTCDLTDNIAAPWPSSSSMSSLSLCAPEMSLPALPTSQTLRNHGFRGGGAFGALRLIIILVFMLYGVVRH; encoded by the exons ATGGGCTCTTTACAGACTGTTTCTTGGCTTAAGG GCTGTTTGGTTCATCGCTTCTTGCTATTTATTATCTGGCTATCAAGCTTCCAAGATGTAGCCGCTGCACATTATGAGACTAACGAGCATACAAGCAAATCCACTACCGCTGAGTTAGCAAACCCACCTGGTATCGGAGTCTCCGGTCCCATTCAAGTATCCCCATCCGTCATCCCCAAATACACATCCCCTGCTCTCCCTTGGACACCACCAATGTACCCTACTTTCCCTGACACATACGAACCAAAGCTAACCGGAAAATGCACCGCAGACTTTCAAGCAATCTCAAGCATTATCAACACAGCCGCCTCAGATTGCTCCCAACCGTTCGCCGCACTCGTTGGAAACGTGATTTGCTGCCCACAGTTCGTTAGCTTGCTACATATCTTCCAAGGACAGCATGACGTGAAGTCGGATAAGCTGGTTCTCCCTGACGCGGTTGCTACAGATTGTTTTTCAGATATCGTTAGCATCCTCGTCAGCAAGAGAGCCAACATGACAATACCTGAACTCTGCTCTGTGACGTCCTCGAATCTAACTGGAGGTTCTTGTCCGGTGCAAGATGTGGCAACGTTCGAGAAAGTTGTTAACAGTAGCAAGTTGCTTGATGCTTGTCGCACCGTTGATCCTCTTAAGGAGTGTTGCAGACCGGTTTGTCAAGGTGCTATTATGGAAGCTTCGCTTATTATCTCAGGACACCAAACAAATGGTGATAAGATTCCTTTGGGAGGATCAAACAACGTCAACGCGCTTAACGACTGCAAAAATGTGGTGTTTTCGTATATTTCAAGGAAGCTGGAAGCAGACAAAGCCAACACAGCGTTTAGAATCTTATCTTCCTGCAAAGTTAACAAAG CTTGCCCTTTGGAGTTTAAGGAGCCAACAGAAGTGATAAAGGCTTGCCGTAATGTGGCTGCTCCAAGCCCTTCTTGCTGTAGCTCGTTGAATGCGTATATCTCTGGGATACGGAACCAAATGCTTATAACAAACAAGCAGGCCATAGTGTGTGCAACGGTCATAGGTTCTATGTTAAGGAAAGGTGGTGTGATGACGAATATATATGAGCTTTGTGATGTTGATCTCAAAGACTTCAGTGTCCAAG CATATGGAATGCAACAAG GATGTCTACTCAGAAGCTATCCAGCAGACTTGATATTTGACAACACGACAGGGTACAGTTTTACATGTGATTTGACGGATAACATAGCTGCGCCATGGCCATCTTCATCCTCAATGTCTTCTTTGTCTCTCTGTGCTCCTG AGATGTCATTACCTGCCTTGCCAACATCTCAGACTCTTAGGAATCACG GGTTTCGCGGTGGTGGTGCGTTTGGAGCGTTGCGTCTCATTATCATTTTGGTGTTTATGTTGTATGGTGTTGTTAGACATTaa
- the LOC111198666 gene encoding uncharacterized protein LOC111198666 has protein sequence MPRAIPANEDPFSMLETMFGFQEGSLQREHLKSMLLNNIQRRKSRNEKPPVEPSPYETNYPKSQCLVRSVKAIVFLALLALASLVIIITFDVVTIKYMLLCMLAFISFGCVVLHLIVRAWKPLSQWLGLCRSGHGEDAGLGL, from the exons ATGCCCCGGGCTATTCCAGCAAACGAGGACCCTTTTTCTATGCTTGAAACTATGTTTGGTTTTCAG GAAGGTTCACTTCAAAGAGAGCACTTGAAGAGTATGTTACTTAACAATATCCAGCGTCGAAAGTCTCGAAATGAAAAACCACCCGTTGAACCATCGCCATACGAGACTAAT TATCCCAAGTCCCAATGTCTCGTGAGAAGCGTCAAGGCTATTGTGTTCCTCGCACTTCTGGCTCTGGCAAGCCTCGTTATCATCATAACTTTTGATGTTGTGACAATCAAATACATGTTACTTTGCATGCTAGCATTCATCTCATTCGGATGTGTAGTTTTACATCTT ATTGTACGAGCTTGGAAGCCTTTAAGTCAATGGTTAGGGCTCTGCCGCTCTGGTCATGGGGAGGACGCAGGCTTGGGGCTATGA
- the LOC125608070 gene encoding uncharacterized GPI-anchored protein At1g61900-like isoform X2 has product MVKFSGCLVHRFLLFIIWLSSFQDVAAAHYETNEHTSKSTTAELANPPGIGVSGPIQVSPSVIPKYTSPALPWTPPMYPTFPDTYEPKLTGKCTADFQAISSIINTAASDCSQPFAALVGNVICCPQFVSLLHIFQGQHDVKSDKLVLPDAVATDCFSDIVSILVSKRANMTIPELCSVTSSNLTGGSCPVQDVATFEKVVNSSKLLDACRTVDPLKECCRPVCQGAIMEASLIISGHQTNGDKIPLGGSNNVNALNDCKNVVFSYISRKLEADKANTAFRILSSCKVNKACPLEFKEPTEVIKACRNVAAPSPSCCSSLNAYISGIRNQMLITNKQAIVCATVIGSMLRKGGVMTNIYELCDVDLKDFSVQAYGMQQGCLLRSYPADLIFDNTTGYSFTCDLTDNIAAPWPSSSSMSSLSLCAPEMSLPALPTSQTLRNHGFRGGGAFGALRLIIILVFMLYGVVRH; this is encoded by the exons ATGGTGAAGTTCTCAG GCTGTTTGGTTCATCGCTTCTTGCTATTTATTATCTGGCTATCAAGCTTCCAAGATGTAGCCGCTGCACATTATGAGACTAACGAGCATACAAGCAAATCCACTACCGCTGAGTTAGCAAACCCACCTGGTATCGGAGTCTCCGGTCCCATTCAAGTATCCCCATCCGTCATCCCCAAATACACATCCCCTGCTCTCCCTTGGACACCACCAATGTACCCTACTTTCCCTGACACATACGAACCAAAGCTAACCGGAAAATGCACCGCAGACTTTCAAGCAATCTCAAGCATTATCAACACAGCCGCCTCAGATTGCTCCCAACCGTTCGCCGCACTCGTTGGAAACGTGATTTGCTGCCCACAGTTCGTTAGCTTGCTACATATCTTCCAAGGACAGCATGACGTGAAGTCGGATAAGCTGGTTCTCCCTGACGCGGTTGCTACAGATTGTTTTTCAGATATCGTTAGCATCCTCGTCAGCAAGAGAGCCAACATGACAATACCTGAACTCTGCTCTGTGACGTCCTCGAATCTAACTGGAGGTTCTTGTCCGGTGCAAGATGTGGCAACGTTCGAGAAAGTTGTTAACAGTAGCAAGTTGCTTGATGCTTGTCGCACCGTTGATCCTCTTAAGGAGTGTTGCAGACCGGTTTGTCAAGGTGCTATTATGGAAGCTTCGCTTATTATCTCAGGACACCAAACAAATGGTGATAAGATTCCTTTGGGAGGATCAAACAACGTCAACGCGCTTAACGACTGCAAAAATGTGGTGTTTTCGTATATTTCAAGGAAGCTGGAAGCAGACAAAGCCAACACAGCGTTTAGAATCTTATCTTCCTGCAAAGTTAACAAAG CTTGCCCTTTGGAGTTTAAGGAGCCAACAGAAGTGATAAAGGCTTGCCGTAATGTGGCTGCTCCAAGCCCTTCTTGCTGTAGCTCGTTGAATGCGTATATCTCTGGGATACGGAACCAAATGCTTATAACAAACAAGCAGGCCATAGTGTGTGCAACGGTCATAGGTTCTATGTTAAGGAAAGGTGGTGTGATGACGAATATATATGAGCTTTGTGATGTTGATCTCAAAGACTTCAGTGTCCAAG CATATGGAATGCAACAAG GATGTCTACTCAGAAGCTATCCAGCAGACTTGATATTTGACAACACGACAGGGTACAGTTTTACATGTGATTTGACGGATAACATAGCTGCGCCATGGCCATCTTCATCCTCAATGTCTTCTTTGTCTCTCTGTGCTCCTG AGATGTCATTACCTGCCTTGCCAACATCTCAGACTCTTAGGAATCACG GGTTTCGCGGTGGTGGTGCGTTTGGAGCGTTGCGTCTCATTATCATTTTGGTGTTTATGTTGTATGGTGTTGTTAGACATTaa
- the LOC106350569 gene encoding probable myosin-binding protein 4, giving the protein MDSNVIYDHQNVILGLAPVLTYAACEWFLIFLMLLDALLSYLLVWFARYCSLPLPCFLCSKLLHPLHWRLLLCRSHRSEVSSYISCLNHDNNLADCRGMCDDCLLSFTKTTGPDPDMNRLLLGKLGYDLLSTSHFAHPPRSCSCCDKPWRTRHHTQRLIRLGSRGAAKPNIPAAPRHHHLTRRGSGGSLKKMRNNLKAVDAGSRSDGMAHVGYAELKIHSESESEFLFTDDDAFFQTIDFSGETSERRVVHKSRSRESLKDKKVLKRKQPYLRDNIKPREGKLVDKTQHQPIEAREDEDVISELITMSEARPFSLDLPKEERAGGGVAQSENEAEVSGSSSPSGGEFLSPSGDNSTSNEVQIQSDFDQNISHSAVETEAAVDQKVCDHTDVPGSVADEPSSDEENVVEGDLTTNDMPVSLADEPSSDAENGVEGDLKPLTTNDEESNEVSENNVAEEYFSNEEEEAEVNAPSEPSTSKDVTGSFALEQSHCSHEEEDVDNGDSQPLTSNNMTGEHSSNEEEDVDNVTGSATEEHSGKEEHGETEPLTSPKNSNEGTSLEHRDDKDFSKATETLNTSDETVPELKQSASVESFVSISSDIEGERLVDLLKQQLEQDRNSLKELSKELDEERNASAIAANQAMAMITRLQEEKAALHMEALQYLRMMDEQAEHDVDALERANDVLADREKEIQDLEMELEYYRVKYPDEPREEILASMGVLESIETSGNSTTDETSEKVPTDI; this is encoded by the exons ATGGATTCAAATGTCATATATGATCACCAAAACGTCATACTAGGCCTGGCGCCTGTCCTAACATACGCAGCCTGCGAATGGTTCCTCATATTCCTCATGCTCCTCGACGCTCTTCTCTCCTACCTCCTCGTCTGGTTCGCACGCTACTGCAGCCTCCCTCTGCCGTGTTTCCTCTGCTCCAAGCTCCTTCACCCTCTCCACTGGAGACTCCTCCTCTGCAGAAGCCACAGATCAGAGGTTTCATCTTACATATCATGTCTCAACCACGACAACAACCTCGCGGACTGTCGAGGAATGTGCGACGATTGTCTCTTGTCATTCACCAAAACGACCGGTCCGGATCCGGACATGAACAGGTTGCTTCTAGGGAAGCTAGGGTATGATCTTCTCTCCACGAGCCATTTCGCTCATCCTCCTAGATCGTGTTCTTGTTGCGATAAACCGTGGAGGACAAGGCACCATACGCAGAGACTGATTCGGTTAGGTTCTAGGGGTGCTGCTAAACCTAACATTCCTGCTGCTCCAAGGCATCATCATCTTACTCGAAGAGGAAGCGGTGGGagtttgaagaagatgaggaacAACCTTAAGGCTGTAGACGCTGGAAGCCGCAGCGATGGTATGGCTCACGTGGGGTATGCAGAGCTGAAGATTCACTCGGAGTCTGAATCAGAGTTCTTGTTCACGGATGATGATGCCTTCTTCCAGACGATAGACTTCAGTGGTGAGACGTCTGAGAGACGTGTTGTTCACAAGTCTCGGTCTCGGGAATCTTTGAAAGACAAGAAGGTGTTGAAGCGTAAACAGCCTTATTTGCGAGATAACATTAAACCGCGTGAGGGTAAGCTTGTGGATAAGACTCAGCATCAGCCTATTGAAGCAAGGGAGGATGAAGATGTAATCTCTGAGCTTATAACTATGAGTGAAGCTCGTCCATTCTCATTGGACTTACCTAAAGAGGAAAGAGCAGGAGGAGGAGTAGCACAAAGTG AGAATGAAGCTGAGGTAAGTGGCAGCTCATCTCCTTCTGGTGGCGAATTCTTGAGCCCTTCTGGAGACAATAGTACCTCTAATGAAGTCCAGATTCAATCAGACTTTGATCAGAACATATCCCATTCAGCTGTAGAGACAGAAGCAGCTGTGGATCAAAAAGTCTGTGATCACACAGACGTGCCTGGTTCTGTTGCAGATGAACCTTCTAGTGATGAGGAGAATGTAGTTGAAGGAGATTTGACGACCAATGATATGCCAGTTTCTCTGGCAGATGAACCTTCTAGTGATGCGGAGAATGGTGTTGAAGGAGATCTCAAGCCTTTGACGACCAATGATGAAGAGTCAAATGAGGTTAGTGAAAACAATGTTGCAGAAGAATATTTCagtaatgaagaagaagaagctgaggtCAATGCACCTTCTGAGCCTTCAACATCAAAAGATGTAACTGGTTCATTTGCTTTAGAACAATCCCATTGCAGTCATGAAGAAGAGGATGTGGATAATGGAGACTCTCAACCTTTGACATCAAACAATATGACTGGAGAACATTCCAGTAATGAAGAAGAGGATGTGGATAATGTGACTGGTTCTGCCACAGAAGAACACTCCGGTAAAGAAGAGCATGGAGAGACTGAGCCTTTGACATCACCAAAAAACTCCAACGAAGGAACCTCATTAGAACATAGAGATGATAAAGATTTCTCCAAGGCAACAGAGACTCTAAACACTTCAGATGAAACAGTACCGGAGCTAAAACAATCTGCTTCTGTGGAGTCCTTTGTAAGCATTAGCAGTGACATTGAAGGCGAACGTCTAGTTGATCTGTTGAAGCAACAGCTAGAGCAAGACAGGAACTCCCTAAAGGAGTTGAGTAAAGAATTAGATGAAGAACGAAACGCCTCAGCTATAGCTGCAAATCAAGCAATGGCGATGATCACACGGCTGCAGGAGGAGAAAGCGGCTCTCCATATGGAAGCTTTACAGTACCTGCGGATGATGGACGAGCAAGCTGAGCACGACGTCGATGCACTTGAGAGAGCAAACGATGTATTGGCTGATAGGGAGAAGGAAATACAAGATCTTGAGATGGAGTTAGAATACTATAGAGTTAAGTATCCAGATGAGCCAAGAGAAGAGATCCTCGCTAGCATGGGAGTTCTTGAGAGTATAGAAACCAGCGGCAACTCAACAACTGATGAGACCAGTGAGAAAGTTCCAACAGACATTTGA
- the LOC125608071 gene encoding trigger factor-like — protein sequence MIMQTIIHNLSFCSFNSIIIERKQRLHLSSFVTLPPTFSVQPRFCARTTNKQFVAVCAAPSDVETSSKDESVLITTVETGNSNEVKVHVEVSGEKTQTVFNTVFEKMVAAAQPIPGFRRVKGGKTPNIPREILLEILGYSKVYRQVIKKLINSSIEDYVKQEDLKVGKELSVEQSYEDLEETFEPGESFSFDATIKLQEAS from the exons ATGATAATGCAGACAATCATCCACAACCTCTCGTTCTGTAGCTTCAACTCTATC ATAATAGAACGGAAACAAAGActtcatctttcttcttttgtaacGCTTCCTCCAACTTTTTCAGTGCAACCAAGATTCTGTGCAAG AACAACGAATAAACAGTTCGTAGCAGTTTGTGCAGCACCTTCAG ATGTTGAGACTTCTTCCAAGGATGAATCAGTTTTGATTACGACAGTGGAGACCGGAAACAGCAACGAGGTTAAG GTGCATGTTGAAGTCTCAGGAGAGAAGACTCAAACAGTATTCAATACTGTATTTGAGAAAATGGTGGCTGCAGCTCAGCCTATCCCGGGCTTCCGAAGAGTTAAAGGAG GGAAGACCCCAAat ATACCCAGAGAAATTTTGTTAGAGATCCTTGGATATTCTAAAGTCTACAGACAGGTGATAAAGAAGTTGATCAATTCTTCTATCGAAGACTATGTTAAACAG GAAGACTTAAAGGTTGGCAAAGAGTTGAGTGTTGAGCAAAGCTATGAAGATCTTGAAGAAACATTTGAACCAGGTGAAAGTTTCAGCTTTGATGCTACTATAAAGCTTCAAGAAGCGAGTTGA
- the LOC106348382 gene encoding acyl-coenzyme A thioesterase 4, mitochondrial, with the protein MRSSAGKLLSHSQWMRTRGARFHVPAPSCDSQKMWKSTAPPPPDENPDQNSIDAGSSMRRPISLWPGMYHSPVTNALWEARRNMFETPTGGEDASRSELAAKTPSRSRTSILYKFSSDFVLREQYRNPWNEIRTGKLVEDLDALAGTISFKHCSSGDGSARSMILVTASVDRIIMKRPIRVDADLSIVGAVTWVGRSSMEMQLQVIQSQDANHPSESVALEANFTFVARDAKTGKSTPINPVMPETEHEKFLWKEAEERNKLRKQKRAQGKEEQEKLKDLERLNDLLAEGRVFLDMPALADRDSILIKDTSHENSLICQPQQRNIHGRIFGGFLMRKAFELAFSNAYTFAGVSPRFLEVDRVDFIKPVDVGNFLRFKSRILYTEATISAEPLINIEVVAHVTSPELRSSEVSNRFYFTFSVRPEAMKDGMKIRNVVPGTEEEARRVIERMDAERPIS; encoded by the exons ATGAGATCGTCAGCCGGAAAGCTCCTCTCTCATTCCCAATGGATGAGAACCCGCGGCGCTCGATTTCACGTTCCGGCGCCGTCGTGCGACTCTCAGAAGATGTGGAAATCCACGGCGCCGCCGCCGCCAGACGAAAACCCCGATCAGAACTCGATCGACGCAGGATCCTCCATGCGGAGACCGATCAGCTTGTGGCCTGGAATGTACCATTCTCCGGTGACCAACGCGCTCTGGGAAGCGAGGCGCAACATGTTCGAGACCCCAACCGGAGGAGAAGACGCTTCGCGATCGGAGTTAGCCGCCAAGACTCCGTCGCGGAGCAGGACCTCGATCCTCTACAAGTTCTCGTCCGACTTCGTGCTCCGGGAGCAGTATAGGAACCCGTGGAACGAGATTCGTACGGGTAAACTGGTTGAAGATCTTGACGCTCTTGCTGGAACCATCTCCTTCAAG CATTGCAGCAGCGGTGATGGGAGTGCGAGGTCGATGATTCTGGTGACGGCTTCTGTGGATAGGATTATTATGAAAAGACCTATTCGTGTGGATGCTGATCTTAGTATTGTTGGCGCTGTTACATGGGTTGGGAGATCGTCCATGGAGATGCAGTTACAAGTAATCCAAAGTCAAG ATGCCAACCACCCCTCTGAGTCAGTCGCTCTTGAAGCAAACTTTACATTCGTGGCTCGGGATGCCAAGACAGGCAAGTCAACTCCGATTAACCCAGTCATGCCAGAAACCGAACATGAAAAATTCCTCTGGAAAGAAGCAGAAGAGAGGAACAAACTACGGAAACAAAAGAGAGCACAAGGTAAAGAAGAGCAGGAGAAGCTGAAGGACTTAGAGAGGCTAAATGATTTACTAGCAGAAGGACGAGTATTCCTGGACATGCCAGCTCTTGCAGATAGGGACAGCATCCTAATTAAAGACACATCCCATGAGAACTCGTTGATTTGTCAGCCACAGCAACGGAATATTCATGGTAGAATATTTGGAGGCTTCTTGATGCGCAAGGCTTTTGAGCTGGCCTTCTCCAATGCTTACACCTTCGCTGGGGTTTCGCCACGTTTTCTTGAAGTAGACCGTGTCGATTTTATCAAACCT GTGGATGTTGGAAACTTCCTTCGTTTCAAATCACGCATACTGTACACGGAAGCAACTATTTCAGCAGAACCGCTAATAAACATAGAGGTTGTAGCTCATGTGACAAGTCCAGAGCTCAGGTCTAGCGAA GTCTCGAACAGATTCTACTTCACATTCAGTGTGAGACCTGAAGCGATGAAAGATGGAATGAAGATAAGGAACGTGGTACCAGGAACggaagaagaagcaagaaggGTGATTGAGCGGATGGACGCAGAGAGACCAATCTCATAG
- the LOC106348383 gene encoding GTPase-activating protein GYP1-like — MERREEEQQKRDDSRFNQTLKNVQGFLKGRSIPGKVLLTRRPDPTPEPISPTYHRSLSENDAGRNERSDNPVEVEDNNSSKKQDNTYAGKLRSNSSSGEQLAKQVQNLKIGGRSSDHARVMKFNKVLSETTVILEKLRELAWSGVPHYMRPDVWRLLLGYAPPNSDRREAVLRRKRLEYLESVGQFYDLPDSERSDDEINMLRQIAVDCPRTVPDVSFFQQAQVQKSLERILYTWAIRHPASGYVQGINDLVTPFLVIFLSEYLEGDVDSWSMSDLSAAKVSDVEADCYWCLTKLLDGMQDHYTFAQPGIQRLVFKLKELVRRIDEPVARHMEEQGLEFLQFAFRWYNCLLIREIPFSLINRLWDTYLAEGDALPDFLVYIYASFLLTWSDELKKLDFQEMVMFLQHLPTQTWTDQELEMVLSRAYMWHSMFNNSPNHLAS; from the exons atggaGCGGAGAGAAGAGGAGCAGCAAAAGCGCGACGACTCCAGATTCAATCAAACTCTCAAGAACGTCCAAGG ATTTCTGAAAGGAAGGAGTATTCCAGGCAAGGTGTTGTTGACTAGGAGACCGGATCCTACTCCCGAACCAATCTCTCCTACTTATCACCGCAGCTTGTCTGAAAATGACGCCGGTAGAAACGAGCGTTCGGACAATCCCGTCGAG GTGGAAGATAACAATTCAAGCAAGAAACAAGATAATACATATGCAGGTAAGCTACGATCAAACTCCTCTAGTGGGGAGCAGCTTGCGAAACAAGTCCAAAACCTCAAGATTGGTGGTAGATCAAGTGACCATGCAAGAGTTATGAAGTTCAACAAAGTGCTTTCCGAAACTACTGTCATTTTAG AGAAGCTGCGTGAACTAGCGTGGAGTGGTGTCCCTCACTATATGCGCCCTGATGTCTGGCGCCTTCTCTTG GGATATGCACCACCTAATTCAGATAGAAGGGAGGCTGTTCTGAGGAGGAAACGTCTTGAATACCTTGAATCTGTTGGCCAATTTTATGACCTTCCAGATTCCGAACGTTCTGATGATGAAATCAATATGCTTCGTCAG ATTGCTGTTGACTGTCCAAGGACTGTACCAGACGTCAGTTTCTTTCAGCAAGCACAGGTGCAGAAATCATTAGAGCGTATTCTCTACACATG GGCCATTAGGCATCCGGCGAGTGGATATGTTCAGGGAATAAATGATCTAGTCACTCCCTTTCTAGTTATATTCTTGTCAGAATATTTAGAAGGTGACGTAGACAGTTGGTCAATGTCTGATCTATCTGCTGCAAAAGTCTCAGATGTGGAGGCGGATTGTTACTGGTGCTTAACAAAGCTACTTGATGGTATGCAAGATCATTACACATTTGCTCAACCTGGAATCCAGAGACTTGTGTTTAAGCTGAAAGAATTAGTCAGGCGTATTGATG AACCTGTTGCAAgacacatggaagagcaaggaCTAGAGTTTCTTCAGTTTGCTTTCCGGTGGTATAACTGTCTTCTGATACGCGAG ATCCCGTTCAGTCTCATCAACCGCCTATGGGACACATATCTTGCTGAAGGAGATGCATTGCCTGACTTCCTAGTGTATATATATGCTAGCTTTCTCTTGACG TGGTCAGATGAGCTGAAGAAGCTGGACTTTCAAGAGATGGTGATGTTCCTGCAACACCTGCCGACACAAACGTGGACAGACCAAGAGCTGGAGATGGTACTGTCAAGAGCCTACATGTGGCACAGTATGTTCAACAATTCCCCAAACCATCTGGCTAGCTGA